The Capsicum annuum cultivar Jeju mitochondrion, complete genome genome has a window encoding:
- the orf102d gene encoding hypothetical protein, with protein MDGLGEQNTALQMKPRSMVEEEVPAGEVAAQAQREIERLLQDNQKERAVLADRYKKKIDFLEEEIERLTDRGASDRLIEKKEREIFALIADYNRRVAPLLKR; from the coding sequence ATGGATGGTCTAGGTGAACAGAATACAGCCTTGCAGATGAAGCCACGGTCGATGGTAGAAGAAGAAGTACCAGCCGGTGAAGTCGCAGCTCAAGCTCAACGGGAAATCGAAAGGCTCCTACAAGATAACCAAAAAGAAAGGGCCGTGCTAGCGGACCGGTATAAGAAGAAAATAGACTTCCTAGAGGAAGAAATAGAAAGACTAACTGATCGGGGCGCCAGCGATCGACTAATAGAAAAGAAAGAAAGAGAAATTTTCGCACTAATAGCTGACTATAATCGTAGAGTGGCACCACTCCTCAAACGATGA
- the orf104b gene encoding hypothetical protein yields the protein MPSIIKIERMYPLSVVVCQSWLTNIVVPFPRQGGCSIHVDPNPRSYASEIPIRSGRTGLVSFDSRMSPAASSFSYYLPISFMVLLGSRPSQAKSQLSNQLLRIR from the coding sequence ATGCCTTCTATTATTAAAATAGAAAGAATGTATCCTCTTTCTGTTGTGGTTTGTCAATCCTGGTTAACGAATATAGTAGTTCCTTTTCCACGTCAAGGCGGTTGTTCAATTCATGTTGATCCCAATCCACGCTCTTATGCCTCTGAAATCCCAATAAGATCAGGAAGAACCGGTTTGGTTTCCTTTGATTCAAGAATGTCCCCCGCTGCTAGCTCTTTCTCTTACTATCTCCCTATCTCCTTTATGGTGCTCCTAGGGTCAAGACCAAGTCAAGCGAAATCCCAACTGTCGAATCAATTGCTGCGTATTCGATAA